From a single Kitasatospora sp. NBC_00458 genomic region:
- a CDS encoding penicillin-binding transpeptidase domain-containing protein — protein MARGRSGDRSGGGRGDGPQGLPGISVTGRRAGTFCLLLIVALCVQATRVQVFRAEELNHNSANQRLTVERYSQPRGDILVGAEPVTGSVPTGGRYDYKRTYTDGPTYAAVTGYSSQAYGNTQLEGTEDELLSGTDTRLASWAVWDAVARRRNPGGDVHTTVDRAAQQAAMRGLGRQKGAVAAIEPATGRILALASTPSYDPGSFAGASADDREAWNRLQADAGQPMLNRALRQTYPPGSTFKVVTAAAALEGGVVTDVDAPTDTPFPYVLPGTTTPLVNDTRACDEPGQSLATAMVLSCNSVLGHLGVQVGLERMTAMAEAFGFNDAGLDTPVRAARSNFDTRMDEAQLALSSIGQFDTAATPLVMAMVAAGVANDGTVMRPQLVEKLTRSDGTAVQLMEPSVYRRAMSPATAGQVRRLMTDVVEKGTGRNARIAGAVVGGKTGTAQNGPDNSGTPYAWFISWAAPADSDGVPPVAVAVVIADSDATDVTGGGLAAPVARAVMQAVLAR, from the coding sequence ATGGCGCGCGGCCGTTCCGGCGACCGCTCCGGCGGCGGTCGCGGCGACGGGCCGCAGGGCCTGCCGGGGATCTCCGTCACCGGCCGCCGGGCCGGCACCTTCTGCCTGCTGCTGATCGTGGCGCTCTGCGTCCAGGCCACCCGGGTGCAGGTCTTCCGGGCCGAGGAGCTGAACCACAACAGCGCCAACCAGCGGCTCACCGTCGAGCGCTACTCGCAGCCGCGCGGCGACATCCTGGTGGGCGCCGAACCGGTCACCGGCTCCGTGCCGACCGGTGGGCGCTACGACTACAAGCGCACCTACACCGACGGCCCGACGTACGCGGCCGTCACCGGCTACTCCTCGCAGGCCTACGGCAACACCCAGCTGGAGGGGACCGAGGACGAGCTGCTCTCCGGCACCGACACCCGGCTGGCGAGCTGGGCGGTCTGGGACGCGGTGGCGCGCCGGCGGAACCCCGGCGGGGACGTCCACACCACCGTCGACCGGGCCGCCCAGCAGGCCGCGATGCGGGGACTGGGCCGGCAGAAGGGCGCCGTCGCCGCGATCGAGCCCGCCACCGGGCGGATCCTGGCGCTGGCCTCCACCCCGTCGTACGACCCGGGGAGCTTCGCGGGCGCCTCGGCCGACGACCGGGAGGCCTGGAACCGGCTGCAGGCCGACGCCGGTCAGCCGATGCTCAACCGGGCGCTGCGGCAGACGTACCCGCCCGGCTCGACCTTCAAGGTGGTGACCGCGGCCGCGGCGCTGGAGGGCGGCGTGGTCACCGACGTCGACGCGCCGACCGACACGCCCTTCCCGTACGTCCTGCCGGGCACCACCACGCCGCTGGTCAACGACACCCGGGCCTGCGACGAACCCGGGCAGTCGTTGGCCACCGCGATGGTCCTCAGCTGCAACAGCGTGCTGGGCCACCTCGGGGTCCAGGTCGGGCTGGAGCGGATGACGGCGATGGCGGAGGCCTTCGGCTTCAACGACGCCGGGCTGGACACCCCGGTCAGGGCGGCCCGCTCGAACTTCGACACCCGGATGGACGAGGCGCAGCTGGCGCTCTCCTCGATCGGGCAGTTCGACACCGCCGCCACTCCGCTGGTGATGGCGATGGTCGCGGCCGGGGTGGCCAACGACGGCACGGTGATGCGTCCGCAGCTCGTGGAGAAGCTGACGAGGAGCGACGGCACCGCTGTGCAGCTGATGGAGCCGTCCGTGTACCGGCGGGCGATGAGTCCGGCGACGGCCGGGCAGGTGCGGCGGCTGATGACCGACGTGGTGGAGAAGGGCACCGGCCGGAACGCCCGGATCGCCGGAGCGGTGGTCGGCGGCAAGACCGGTACCGCCCAGAACGGGCCGGACAACAGCGGGACGCCGTACGCCTGGTTCATCTCCTGGGCCGCACCGGCCGACTCGGACGGGGTGCCGCCGGTGGCGGTCGCCGTGGTGATCGCGGACAGTGACGCCACCGATGTCACGGGCGGCGGGCTGGCGGCGCCGGTCGCCCGGGCGGTGATGCAGGCGGTGCTCGCCCGGTGA
- a CDS encoding amino acid permease, with translation MAPRGASSDRPLGHPPSPRRTLVLASNTLGARLLRRKPVSTLIAESEGRDGLPAGAPEEGGRSGIHLRRSIGLWQLSAIGIGATIGTGIFFVLSTAVPSAGPAVILSFVIAAVTAGLTALCYAEMASAIPVSGSSYSYAYATLGEGVAFGVGICLLMEYGVSASAIAVSWAEYLNKFFDLAFGFEIPEALSGAPGDGHWFNLPALLLVAMVCFLLIRGVSESVKVNAAMVAVKLLILVLFICVALTGFHSGNLTPFMPLGIGGVQVAASSIFFSFIGLDAVSTAGEEVKNPRRTLPMAIIISLVVVTVLYILVAVAGIGAQPWEKFDGQEAGLAQILQDITGQSWPAMVFAIGAIISIFSITLVVIYGQTRILYSMGRDGMLPKRFAQLSPRTGTPVWNTIVVGIGVGALAAFIPLHVLADITSLGTLIAFSVVSIGVIILRRTQPDLPRGFRVPGYPVVPLISVGFCVYLITGLHADTFRAGAIALVVAVVVYFGYSIKHSKLERAGQPAGPGRSTGTKAG, from the coding sequence ATGGCACCCCGTGGCGCGTCGAGTGACCGACCGCTAGGACACCCTCCCTCGCCTAGAAGGACCCTCGTTTTGGCCAGCAACACCCTCGGTGCGCGCCTCCTGAGGCGCAAGCCCGTCTCCACCCTGATCGCCGAGAGCGAAGGCCGCGACGGCCTGCCCGCCGGAGCGCCCGAGGAGGGCGGACGCTCCGGCATCCACCTGCGCCGCTCGATCGGACTCTGGCAGCTGTCCGCGATCGGCATCGGTGCCACCATCGGCACCGGCATCTTCTTCGTGCTCAGCACGGCGGTGCCCTCGGCCGGCCCGGCCGTCATCCTGTCCTTCGTGATCGCCGCCGTCACCGCCGGCCTGACCGCGCTCTGCTACGCCGAGATGGCCTCCGCGATCCCGGTCTCCGGATCGTCCTACTCCTACGCCTACGCCACCCTCGGCGAGGGCGTGGCCTTCGGCGTCGGCATCTGCCTGCTGATGGAGTACGGGGTCTCCGCCTCGGCCATCGCGGTCAGCTGGGCCGAGTACCTCAACAAGTTCTTCGACCTGGCCTTCGGGTTCGAGATCCCCGAGGCGCTCTCCGGCGCCCCCGGTGACGGCCACTGGTTCAACCTGCCCGCGCTGCTGCTGGTCGCGATGGTCTGCTTCCTGCTGATCCGCGGCGTCAGCGAGTCGGTGAAGGTCAACGCGGCGATGGTGGCCGTCAAGCTCCTCATCCTGGTGCTCTTCATCTGCGTCGCGCTGACCGGCTTCCACTCCGGCAACCTGACCCCGTTCATGCCGCTGGGCATCGGCGGCGTGCAGGTCGCGGCCTCCAGCATCTTCTTCTCCTTCATCGGCCTGGACGCCGTGTCCACCGCCGGTGAGGAGGTCAAGAACCCGCGCCGCACCCTGCCGATGGCGATCATCATCTCGCTGGTCGTGGTCACCGTGCTGTACATCCTGGTGGCGGTGGCCGGCATCGGCGCCCAGCCCTGGGAGAAGTTCGACGGCCAGGAGGCGGGCCTCGCCCAGATCCTGCAGGACATCACCGGCCAGAGCTGGCCCGCGATGGTCTTCGCGATCGGCGCGATCATCTCGATCTTCTCGATCACCCTCGTGGTGATCTACGGCCAGACCCGCATCCTGTACTCGATGGGCCGCGACGGGATGCTCCCCAAGCGCTTCGCCCAGCTCTCGCCGCGGACCGGCACCCCGGTCTGGAACACCATCGTGGTCGGCATCGGGGTCGGCGCGCTGGCCGCGTTCATCCCGCTCCACGTGCTGGCGGACATCACCAGCCTCGGCACCCTGATCGCGTTCTCGGTGGTCTCGATCGGCGTGATCATCCTGCGTCGCACCCAGCCCGACCTGCCGCGCGGCTTCAGGGTGCCCGGCTACCCGGTCGTCCCGCTGATCAGCGTCGGCTTCTGCGTCTACCTGATCACCGGCCTGCACGCCGACACGTTCCGGGCGGGTGCGATCGCCCTGGTCGTCGCGGTGGTCGTGTACTTCGGCTACAGCATCAAGCACTCCAAGCTGGAGCGGGCCGGGCAGCCGGCCGGCCCGGGGCGGTCGACCGGCACGAAGGCCGGCTGA
- a CDS encoding glycosyltransferase 87 family protein, giving the protein MVSTRTPGHSRPRGRFTGRGGAPASPGPAVSPAVPPAGRGRLRAGLAPRPFPRQRGGGGVQAPPDRLNPARTAGHRGVQLLGCLIAAGWAAAFPVVSDLPNQRLWGAVAAPSYLLAGLLCMILPRRAAARTAAAVALVGAVLVPLAVLSLQGRHQSEVMVVERSAHLLFTTGSPYLPHPVVVTDYNPYLPGMALFGVPRAVLGDGNAVARLAGDARIWFALAFVVCLLAGWRLLRPSRDRAPLLPLTVLTASPLVALALVGGGVDLPLIGLCCLAMALAERDRTIAAGLVLALAGTLKWTVWPALPVAVLLLWRLYGRRPAGRAGITALGTGLAVMAPFVLARADELREQVVRFPLGLTAIQTPAGSPLPGKVLAGFGPTGHTASLVLLTVGGLGVTVWLLARPPVSAIAAADLLAAGLAIAFMLAPAGRFGYLALPAVLVIWPRLAARRWSSRPPVPAGCLLARPEPALPGR; this is encoded by the coding sequence ATGGTGAGCACCCGCACGCCCGGCCACTCCCGCCCGCGCGGCCGCTTCACCGGCCGGGGCGGCGCCCCGGCATCCCCCGGCCCGGCGGTCTCCCCGGCGGTCCCCCCGGCCGGACGCGGTCGCCTGCGTGCCGGCCTCGCCCCCCGCCCGTTCCCCCGCCAGCGTGGCGGGGGCGGTGTCCAGGCACCGCCCGATCGGCTGAATCCGGCCCGGACCGCCGGGCACCGCGGGGTCCAGCTGCTCGGCTGCCTGATCGCGGCCGGCTGGGCCGCCGCCTTCCCGGTCGTCTCGGACCTGCCCAACCAGCGGCTCTGGGGCGCCGTCGCCGCGCCCTCCTACCTGCTCGCCGGACTGCTCTGCATGATCCTCCCGCGCCGCGCCGCCGCCCGGACCGCGGCCGCGGTCGCCCTGGTGGGCGCCGTCCTGGTGCCGCTGGCCGTGCTCTCCCTCCAGGGGCGGCACCAGTCCGAGGTCATGGTGGTCGAACGCTCGGCGCACCTGCTGTTCACCACCGGCAGCCCGTACCTGCCGCACCCCGTGGTGGTCACCGACTACAACCCCTACCTGCCGGGAATGGCGCTGTTCGGCGTGCCGCGCGCCGTGCTCGGCGACGGCAACGCGGTGGCGCGGCTGGCCGGGGACGCCCGGATCTGGTTCGCGCTGGCCTTCGTGGTCTGCCTGCTGGCCGGCTGGCGGCTGCTGCGGCCCTCGCGGGACCGGGCGCCGCTGCTGCCGCTGACCGTGCTCACCGCCTCGCCGCTGGTCGCGCTGGCCCTGGTGGGCGGCGGGGTGGACCTGCCGCTGATCGGGCTCTGCTGTCTCGCCATGGCACTGGCCGAGCGGGACCGGACCATCGCCGCCGGGCTGGTGCTGGCGCTCGCCGGCACCCTGAAGTGGACGGTCTGGCCGGCGTTGCCGGTGGCCGTCCTGCTGCTCTGGCGGCTCTACGGGCGGCGGCCGGCCGGCCGGGCCGGGATCACCGCGCTCGGCACCGGGCTCGCGGTGATGGCCCCGTTCGTCCTGGCCCGGGCCGACGAGCTGCGCGAGCAGGTGGTGCGCTTCCCCCTCGGACTGACCGCGATCCAGACCCCGGCCGGCAGCCCGCTGCCGGGCAAGGTGCTGGCCGGGTTCGGGCCGACCGGGCACACCGCCTCGCTGGTGCTGCTGACGGTGGGCGGCCTCGGCGTGACGGTCTGGCTGCTGGCCCGGCCGCCGGTCTCCGCGATCGCCGCCGCCGACCTGCTGGCGGCGGGCCTGGCGATCGCGTTCATGCTGGCCCCGGCCGGGCGGTTCGGGTACCTGGCGCTGCCGGCCGTCCTGGTGATCTGGCCCCGGCTGGCGGCCCGGCGCTGGAGCTCCCGGCCACCCGTCCCGGCCGGCTGCCTGCTGGCCCGGCCGGAACCCGCCCTGCCCGGACGCTGA
- a CDS encoding penicillin-binding transpeptidase domain-containing protein, translated as MRSGAKTGIITGVAVAMLAAGGYGAYSLVGDSGDSKESPAKKPRTVVAEPPSAEQAAAGAKDFLAAWAAGDIAKAASLTDDPATATTALTAFRDQVKPSGLTLAPAGPATPAAFASATGTPSPGAKPSAPAAGTTAPATPAADSPSAAATPAPEGVLMGFKARAEFEGTNRVWDYNGFLSVVKMSDDTPAVHWAPTVLHPHLAPGEVIAVQPVLAPPGNVVDRNNKALNSPSITAALITEAQAKVQKLLADQNKAQEDAGSGVVITNPADPNAAADRLFTIVEPKPAKPFKLTIDATLQAAAEKAMTDLGGKKGSIIAIEPSTGQILAFANSLATGQNRAFQGQLAPGSTMKIVTSAALLEAGINPDTVVPCPAKSSNPQAIPNSFKEVYPNNTLQQDFMMSCNTAFIDQGLASLKPGALTTTAKDVFGLGLNWQTGLRSSDAQVPDAGTNKDEQAMQSIGQGKVQMNPLAIASVAATVQSGTFKQPILVAELPQQKAARDLSPDAAAKLKAMMAATAKDGTAKDVMAGISDNAGAKTGSAEATGITTTNSWFTAFRGNLAVAAEVEGGGHGVDAAGPAVASIIKAAGNR; from the coding sequence ATGCGCAGTGGCGCGAAGACCGGCATCATCACCGGCGTGGCCGTCGCCATGCTGGCGGCGGGCGGCTACGGGGCCTACAGCCTCGTCGGCGACTCGGGCGACTCGAAGGAGTCACCCGCCAAGAAGCCGCGCACGGTGGTCGCCGAGCCCCCCAGCGCGGAGCAGGCGGCGGCCGGGGCCAAGGACTTCCTGGCGGCCTGGGCCGCGGGCGACATCGCCAAGGCGGCCTCGCTCACCGACGACCCGGCGACCGCCACCACCGCGCTGACCGCCTTCCGGGACCAGGTGAAGCCGAGCGGACTGACGCTCGCCCCGGCCGGCCCGGCCACCCCGGCGGCGTTCGCCTCGGCGACCGGCACGCCCTCCCCGGGCGCCAAGCCCTCGGCCCCGGCCGCCGGCACCACGGCGCCGGCCACCCCGGCCGCGGACTCGCCGTCGGCGGCCGCGACCCCGGCGCCCGAGGGCGTGCTGATGGGCTTCAAGGCCCGTGCCGAGTTCGAGGGCACCAACCGGGTCTGGGACTACAACGGCTTCCTCAGCGTCGTGAAGATGTCCGACGACACCCCGGCCGTGCACTGGGCTCCGACGGTGCTGCACCCGCACCTGGCCCCCGGCGAGGTGATCGCGGTCCAGCCGGTGCTGGCCCCGCCCGGCAACGTGGTGGACCGCAACAACAAGGCGCTGAACAGCCCCTCGATCACCGCGGCGCTGATCACCGAGGCGCAGGCGAAGGTCCAGAAGCTCCTGGCGGACCAGAACAAGGCGCAGGAGGACGCGGGCAGCGGTGTGGTGATCACCAACCCGGCCGACCCGAACGCCGCCGCCGACCGGCTGTTCACCATCGTCGAGCCCAAGCCGGCCAAGCCGTTCAAGCTGACGATCGACGCCACCCTGCAGGCGGCCGCCGAGAAGGCGATGACCGACCTCGGGGGCAAGAAGGGTTCGATCATCGCCATCGAGCCCAGCACCGGCCAGATCCTGGCCTTCGCCAACTCGCTCGCGACCGGCCAGAACCGGGCGTTCCAGGGGCAGCTCGCCCCGGGCTCCACGATGAAGATCGTCACCTCGGCCGCGCTGCTGGAGGCCGGGATCAACCCGGACACCGTGGTGCCGTGCCCGGCGAAGAGCAGCAACCCGCAGGCGATCCCGAACTCCTTCAAGGAGGTGTACCCGAACAACACCCTCCAGCAGGACTTCATGATGTCCTGCAACACCGCCTTCATCGACCAGGGCCTGGCCAGCCTCAAGCCGGGTGCGCTGACCACCACCGCGAAGGACGTCTTCGGCCTCGGCCTGAACTGGCAGACCGGTCTGCGCAGCAGCGACGCCCAGGTGCCGGACGCCGGCACCAACAAGGACGAGCAGGCCATGCAGTCGATCGGCCAGGGCAAGGTCCAGATGAACCCGCTGGCCATCGCCTCGGTGGCGGCCACCGTGCAGAGCGGCACCTTCAAGCAGCCGATCCTGGTCGCCGAGCTGCCGCAGCAGAAGGCCGCCCGCGACCTCTCCCCCGACGCCGCCGCGAAGCTGAAGGCGATGATGGCGGCCACCGCCAAGGACGGCACCGCCAAGGACGTGATGGCCGGGATCTCGGACAACGCCGGCGCCAAGACCGGTTCCGCCGAGGCGACCGGCATCACCACCACCAACAGCTGGTTCACCGCGTTCCGGGGCAACCTCGCCGTCGCCGCCGAGGTCGAGGGCGGCGGTCACGGGGTCGACGCGGCCGGTCCGGCGGTCGCCTCCATCATCAAGGCGGCCGGCAACCGCTGA
- a CDS encoding dolichyl-phosphate-mannose--protein mannosyltransferase, translating into MPVLTDQPSPALPSPREADRAQGPGSGPARTSDQDPGPDTGRDPDQDPGPGPSPAADDAARAPRPAWLRGLARFGYAPAAGAEQTERLVPPMPDGPGVTPKRVPSPPLLLRLGISLPVPLWSWLCRWAGWLGPLAVALFAGLLRFTNLGQPHAIIFDETYYAKDAYALWHGGYEISWPENANEQIMAGTGVPYRPNPSYVVHPPVGKWIIGAGEQLFGMNPFGWRFAVALLGTLSVLMVARIARRLFRSTLLGCVAGLLLAVDGLHFVLSRAALLDLVVMFWILAAFGFLLLDRDRTRARIAARIGDSPDALLARRLNLGWRPYRIAAGVCVGLTCATKWSGLYVAAAFGLLTVLWDAGSRRLAGAERPYLWTLVRDAVPAFVSIVVTSVVVYITSWWGWFASSTVPNQGGYGRDWAVGRSTDYPWIPEGLRALWHYHSTVYDFHTHLSDPHTYQSNPWSWLVVGRPVSFFYESPKQGQAGCTVSECAREVLGIGTPLLWWTGAIALVYCLWRWAVRRDWRAGAVLCGLAAGYLPWFVYQQRTIFLFYAVCFVPFLVLAVTMLIGALIGPAGASRDRRIIGSAGAGLVILLIMWNFLFFYPLYTGETIPMDDWRQRMWFNTWI; encoded by the coding sequence GTGCCGGTCCTGACGGACCAGCCGTCGCCCGCCCTGCCGTCCCCGCGCGAGGCCGACCGGGCACAAGGCCCCGGTTCCGGCCCCGCTCGGACCTCCGATCAGGACCCTGGCCCGGACACCGGTCGGGACCCCGACCAGGACCCCGGCCCCGGGCCCTCCCCGGCCGCCGACGACGCCGCCCGGGCTCCGCGCCCGGCCTGGCTGCGCGGCCTGGCCCGGTTCGGCTACGCCCCGGCGGCCGGGGCCGAGCAGACCGAGCGCCTGGTGCCGCCGATGCCGGACGGCCCGGGCGTGACGCCGAAGCGGGTCCCGTCCCCGCCGCTCCTGCTCCGACTGGGCATATCCCTGCCGGTGCCGCTCTGGTCCTGGCTCTGCCGCTGGGCGGGCTGGCTCGGCCCGCTCGCGGTGGCGCTGTTCGCCGGGCTGCTCCGGTTCACGAACCTCGGGCAGCCGCACGCGATCATCTTCGACGAGACGTACTACGCCAAGGACGCCTACGCGCTCTGGCACGGCGGCTACGAGATCAGCTGGCCGGAGAACGCCAACGAGCAGATCATGGCGGGCACGGGGGTCCCGTACCGGCCGAACCCCTCGTACGTGGTGCACCCGCCGGTCGGCAAGTGGATCATCGGCGCCGGTGAGCAGCTGTTCGGCATGAACCCCTTCGGCTGGCGGTTCGCGGTGGCGCTGCTCGGCACCCTCTCGGTGCTGATGGTGGCCCGGATCGCCCGCCGGCTCTTCCGCTCCACCCTGCTGGGCTGCGTGGCCGGGCTGCTTCTCGCGGTGGACGGCCTGCACTTCGTGCTCAGCCGGGCGGCGCTGCTGGACCTGGTGGTGATGTTCTGGATCCTCGCCGCCTTCGGTTTCCTGCTGCTGGACCGCGACCGCACCCGGGCCCGGATCGCGGCCCGGATCGGCGACTCCCCGGACGCCCTGCTCGCCCGCCGGCTCAACCTGGGCTGGCGCCCGTACCGGATCGCGGCCGGCGTCTGCGTGGGCCTGACCTGCGCGACCAAGTGGAGCGGCCTGTACGTGGCGGCCGCCTTCGGCCTGCTGACGGTGCTGTGGGACGCGGGTTCGCGCCGGCTGGCCGGCGCCGAGCGCCCCTACCTGTGGACGCTGGTGCGCGACGCGGTGCCCGCCTTCGTCTCGATCGTGGTCACCTCGGTGGTCGTCTACATCACCTCCTGGTGGGGCTGGTTCGCCAGCAGCACCGTCCCGAACCAGGGCGGCTACGGCCGGGACTGGGCGGTCGGCCGGTCGACCGACTACCCGTGGATCCCGGAGGGCCTGCGCGCGCTCTGGCACTACCACTCGACGGTCTACGACTTCCACACCCACCTGAGCGACCCGCACACCTACCAGTCGAACCCGTGGAGCTGGCTGGTGGTGGGCCGGCCGGTCTCGTTCTTCTACGAGTCCCCGAAGCAGGGCCAGGCCGGCTGCACGGTGAGCGAGTGCGCCCGCGAGGTGCTGGGCATCGGCACCCCGCTGCTCTGGTGGACCGGCGCCATCGCCCTGGTCTACTGCCTGTGGCGCTGGGCGGTCCGGCGCGACTGGCGGGCCGGCGCGGTGCTGTGCGGCCTGGCGGCCGGGTACCTCCCCTGGTTCGTCTACCAGCAGCGGACGATCTTCCTGTTCTACGCGGTCTGCTTCGTGCCGTTCCTGGTGCTCGCGGTGACCATGCTGATCGGTGCCCTGATCGGGCCCGCCGGGGCCTCCAGGGACCGCCGGATCATCGGCTCGGCCGGCGCCGGCCTGGTGATCCTGCTGATCATGTGGAACTTCCTCTTCTTCTACCCCCTGTACACGGGCGAGACGATTCCGATGGACGACTGGCGGCAGCGGATGTGGTTCAACACCTGGATCTGA
- the rsmI gene encoding 16S rRNA (cytidine(1402)-2'-O)-methyltransferase, translating into MTGVLVLAGTPIGDVSDAPPRLLTELAAADVIAAEDTRRLRRLTQALGVTPAGRVLSYFEGNEVGRTPELVEALLGGARVLLVTDAGMPSVSDPGYRLVAAAVAADVKVTAVPGPSAVLTALALSGLPVDRFTFEGFLPRKTGDRARQLATVAAEPRTMVFFEAPHRIAEALAAMAEAFGADRPAAVCRELTKTYEEVKRGPIGELAAWAAEGVRGEITVVVAGAPPAAPQELTPAELARLVAVREEAGERRKEAIAAVAAELALPKRDVFDAVVAAKKAAAAGA; encoded by the coding sequence GTGACAGGAGTACTCGTATTGGCAGGCACCCCCATCGGCGACGTCTCGGACGCCCCGCCCCGGCTGCTCACCGAGCTGGCCGCGGCGGACGTGATCGCGGCCGAGGACACCCGGCGGCTGCGCCGGCTCACCCAGGCTCTCGGGGTGACCCCGGCCGGGCGGGTCCTCTCCTACTTCGAGGGCAACGAGGTCGGGCGGACCCCCGAACTGGTCGAGGCACTGCTCGGCGGCGCCCGGGTGCTGCTGGTCACCGACGCCGGGATGCCGTCCGTCTCCGACCCCGGCTACCGGCTGGTCGCCGCCGCGGTCGCCGCCGACGTCAAGGTCACCGCCGTGCCCGGGCCGTCCGCGGTGCTCACCGCGCTCGCCCTGTCGGGACTGCCGGTGGACCGCTTCACCTTCGAGGGCTTCCTGCCCCGGAAGACCGGGGACCGGGCCCGGCAGCTCGCCACCGTCGCGGCCGAGCCGCGCACCATGGTCTTCTTCGAGGCCCCGCACCGGATCGCCGAGGCGCTGGCCGCGATGGCCGAGGCGTTCGGCGCCGACCGCCCCGCCGCCGTCTGCCGCGAGCTGACCAAGACCTACGAGGAGGTCAAGCGCGGGCCGATCGGCGAGTTGGCGGCCTGGGCGGCCGAGGGCGTGAGGGGGGAGATCACGGTCGTGGTCGCCGGAGCCCCGCCGGCCGCGCCGCAGGAGCTGACCCCGGCCGAGCTGGCCCGGCTGGTGGCGGTCCGCGAGGAGGCCGGCGAGCGGCGCAAGGAGGCGATCGCGGCGGTCGCGGCGGAGCTCGCGCTGCCCAAGCGGGACGTGTTCGACGCGGTGGTCGCGGCGAAGAAGGCGGCGGCCGCCGGGGCCTGA
- the metG gene encoding methionine--tRNA ligase, protein MAATADHSTSSTGDTTPAFYVTTPIYYVNDRPHLGHAYTTVAGDVLTRWHRQRGEKVWYLTGTDEHGQKILRTAEANGVTPQEWCDKLVEEAWKPLWQHLEIANDDFIRTTQARHTARVQEFVQDLYDKGEIYKGGYSGPYCVGCEEYKLPAELLDGATEDEKLCPIHKKPVEWLEEENYFFRLSAYGPKLLEFYAQNPGFIAPETARNEVLRFVEQGLQDLSISRSTFNWGVPLPWDEKHVLYVWVDALQNYITAAGYGADPERFAELWPASVHLVGKDILRFHAVIWPAMLMAAGLPLPKRVVANGWLMVGGEKMSKSNLTGIAPTDLTSHFGVDAYRYYFLRAIPFGTDGSFSWEDFSARYTSELANDFGNLASRVAAMVGKYFDGALPASTAHGDAEQAVAAGLAAAVETADRKIGEELDFAGGLAAIFEFVKQVNGYLTEQEPWKVAKDDSAEGRARLATILYTAAESLRATAVLLNPVMPATAEKLWLSLGAAEGLGALAGQTVAGAAQWGLLPVGSTVTKGEILFPRLEEKPAS, encoded by the coding sequence ATGGCGGCCACTGCAGACCACAGCACCAGCAGCACCGGGGACACCACCCCCGCGTTCTACGTCACCACCCCGATCTACTACGTCAACGATCGCCCCCACCTCGGCCACGCGTACACCACCGTGGCGGGCGACGTCCTCACCCGCTGGCACCGCCAGCGGGGCGAGAAGGTGTGGTACCTGACCGGGACGGACGAGCACGGGCAGAAGATCCTGCGTACCGCCGAGGCCAACGGCGTCACCCCGCAGGAGTGGTGCGACAAGCTGGTCGAGGAGGCGTGGAAGCCGCTCTGGCAGCACCTGGAGATCGCCAACGACGACTTCATCCGCACCACCCAGGCCCGGCACACCGCCCGGGTGCAGGAGTTCGTCCAGGACCTGTACGACAAGGGCGAGATCTACAAGGGCGGCTACTCCGGCCCGTACTGCGTCGGCTGCGAGGAGTACAAGCTCCCCGCCGAACTGCTCGACGGCGCCACCGAGGACGAGAAGCTCTGCCCGATCCACAAGAAGCCGGTCGAGTGGCTTGAGGAGGAGAACTACTTCTTCCGCCTCTCCGCGTACGGCCCGAAGCTGCTGGAGTTCTACGCCCAGAACCCCGGCTTCATCGCCCCCGAGACGGCCCGCAACGAGGTGCTGCGCTTCGTCGAGCAGGGCCTCCAGGACCTCTCCATCTCCCGCTCCACCTTCAACTGGGGCGTGCCGCTGCCCTGGGACGAGAAGCACGTCCTCTACGTGTGGGTCGACGCGCTCCAGAACTACATCACCGCGGCCGGCTACGGCGCCGACCCGGAGCGGTTCGCCGAGCTGTGGCCGGCCTCCGTGCACCTCGTCGGCAAGGACATCCTCCGCTTCCACGCGGTGATCTGGCCCGCGATGCTGATGGCCGCCGGGCTGCCGCTGCCCAAGCGGGTCGTCGCCAACGGCTGGCTGATGGTCGGCGGCGAGAAGATGTCCAAGTCCAACCTGACCGGCATCGCGCCGACCGACCTGACCTCGCACTTCGGCGTCGACGCGTACCGCTACTACTTCCTGCGGGCGATCCCGTTCGGCACCGACGGCTCGTTCTCCTGGGAGGACTTCTCCGCCCGGTACACCTCCGAGCTGGCCAACGACTTCGGCAACCTCGCCTCCCGGGTCGCGGCCATGGTCGGCAAGTACTTCGACGGGGCGCTCCCGGCCTCGACCGCCCACGGCGACGCGGAGCAGGCCGTCGCGGCCGGGCTCGCGGCGGCGGTGGAGACCGCCGACCGGAAGATCGGCGAGGAGCTGGACTTCGCCGGCGGGCTCGCGGCGATCTTCGAGTTCGTCAAGCAGGTCAACGGCTACCTCACCGAGCAGGAGCCGTGGAAGGTCGCCAAGGACGACTCGGCCGAGGGCCGGGCCCGGCTGGCCACCATCCTCTACACCGCCGCCGAGTCGCTGCGCGCCACGGCCGTGCTGCTCAACCCGGTCATGCCGGCCACCGCCGAGAAGCTCTGGCTCTCGCTGGGCGCGGCCGAGGGCCTGGGCGCGCTCGCCGGTCAGACCGTCGCCGGTGCGGCCCAGTGGGGCCTGCTGCCCGTCGGCTCCACCGTCACCAAGGGCGAGATCCTGTTCCCGCGGCTTGAGGAGAAGCCGGCCTCCTGA